Within the Vigna angularis cultivar LongXiaoDou No.4 chromosome 10, ASM1680809v1, whole genome shotgun sequence genome, the region ttttcccCAATTTTCTCGAACGTGGTCGATTCCATGCACGTTTTCCTTTTCACTACACCCATTTCTTGCACTTTAATTAGGGTTTTTGTTCGGTTCTTAGAATGTTAGTGTGGATTATTGGCTGTAGGGTTACGGATAATGTGTTCTGAGTCAACTTTTGATTAAATGAAGTATTTGcgtgctttattttatttttttctgtcgTGAGATATTGGATATTCGAGATCTTTTTTTCTGAATAACTATCTGTTTGTGGGTGTGATTATTGGTTTGCAGATATAGATAGATGACGGGAAAAGGCGTCTCAAGAGAGCACTTTCAGCCCAAGACTTGTTCTGGGAAGAGAGAGGATTTTAGAAAAATTGTGTTTATTGATGTAGACAGTGATCAAGTTGATGAGGTGGTGATCATAGATTACCCTGAGTTCATGTCTAAGTCGCATGGATCCGGTGCCCCGAGTAGAGACCGGGTATGTACGCCACAGAGTGTTATAAGCattgatgatgacgatgatgaggAAAGTGATGATGCGGAGATTCCTGGAGTTGTTGCTGGAGGTGTTGGGGAATTGGATAGCGATGCCTCATCTACCAAAATGTCTTCTCCAGACTCAAGTGCTGTGCGAAATTCTATTGACATAGATGTTGATGAAAATGGTGTCCGTGAAAAGGAGTCTGAATTTGATGGGGTAAAAATTCCGAAAGCAGGGCCCGGAGAGGGTACTTCAAGAAATCGCTACGGTTTGGATGGGTCTGAAAGTGAGTCATCAGATAGTGATTGCTCTGATTGCGAACTCATGGATCGGGAACAGTGGGAAAAAATTTCGGTTAAGAGAAAACGCACTGGGTTTAATGACCAACCTTGTTATGATGAGCATGCTAGTTCTTCTGGATTACATTTTAACAATACTGTATGCACTGATATTGATGAGAAAAATAGGAATCGGGAGAGTGCTGGGGGTGCAACTCATTTTTGTCCCACTAATGGTGAAAATGTTGAGAAGAATCGATCTTCCTTTCCTTCTGACTGGGAGACTTTTAAATCTTCTTTGTTTGAATTCACAGAGACGGAAATGCAATCATTGCACCACAGCTGCGAAATTGAGCACGGAAGAAGTACAAGAAGCAAAGATTTTTCTCCTGGCATCCAGAATGAGAGCAACGATTTCTGTAGTGATGTTACTGGTGTTTCAAGGTTCAATAAAGAATTCAGTGGTGAGGAGTGTGGCTTATCGAACTTGAATCAAGAAGAGGCACATAAAAATCGAGTTACCAATCCTGAACCTACATTGAAGAGTAAGGCTGACTCTTTATTTGATACGAATTCTAAGTGTGCCTCTACTGATGAAAGACATGTTAATTGTGATGGGCCTGCTTTAAATGATCATCATTGTGGCCTTACTGGCACTACTTCAAATGAGAGAGatataattaatgaaagagaaaagCTTAAGGAGACTGATGAATATAAGCAAGCAATGGAAGAGGAATGGGCATCAAGGCAGCTCCAATTACAAATTCAGGTAATACAAACATCtcattatttaaatgttttatgcACTTGTTTGGGTAAGAGGCTTATTAACAGTTAAGAGCTGATGACTTTAGTACCAGTTTTATAAGTACTCTATTTAATAGACGAAGGTCTTTCAATATATGATAAGATGAGCCAAATAATCTTGGGGGAAAGTCTTTCAATTTATGATCT harbors:
- the LOC108335895 gene encoding uncharacterized protein LOC108335895; its protein translation is MTGKGVSREHFQPKTCSGKREDFRKIVFIDVDSDQVDEVVIIDYPEFMSKSHGSGAPSRDRVCTPQSVISIDDDDDEESDDAEIPGVVAGGVGELDSDASSTKMSSPDSSAVRNSIDIDVDENGVREKESEFDGVKIPKAGPGEGTSRNRYGLDGSESESSDSDCSDCELMDREQWEKISVKRKRTGFNDQPCYDEHASSSGLHFNNTVCTDIDEKNRNRESAGGATHFCPTNGENVEKNRSSFPSDWETFKSSLFEFTETEMQSLHHSCEIEHGRSTRSKDFSPGIQNESNDFCSDVTGVSRFNKEFSGEECGLSNLNQEEAHKNRVTNPEPTLKSKADSLFDTNSKCASTDERHVNCDGPALNDHHCGLTGTTSNERDIINEREKLKETDEYKQAMEEEWASRQLQLQIQAEEAQMLRKRRKAEKRELDMQRRQKERIEEVRESQKKDEEFMNLKEQLRVEIRKGLNHLEMRCHDMTSLLRGLGIHVGESFTPLPNEVQAAYKRALFTFHPDRASKTDVRAQVEAEEKFKLISRLKDKFLLTSCH